A section of the Mesorhizobium loti genome encodes:
- a CDS encoding ABC transporter substrate-binding protein, translated as MKSLKYALCASVLTLACATSAVAETQGYGDCQVTGERGTDKITPAVAGQFTVIINLPAVGQFNGDTPDTIKDGYEFCMAVNIAHRLGLDTVKLVNASFDSIVAGQNKDYDIALALISVTEPRKKVVDFSVPYIQSDNGVAVKAGDTVTEETIKTSRVGVQAGTTLVQFAQETLKAKSVDVFDDTASMFTAAAAGKVDAVMTDLGIVLGQVANSNGKLAVVGKYATDRPTAGIYPKGSPNGAVIDKVMTDLKNDGTLKKLEAAYLLPSWGGLSPDSVPTWKY; from the coding sequence ATGAAATCCTTGAAATACGCATTATGCGCCTCCGTCCTGACATTGGCCTGCGCCACCTCGGCCGTGGCCGAGACCCAGGGCTATGGCGACTGCCAGGTGACCGGCGAGCGCGGCACCGACAAGATCACTCCGGCGGTTGCCGGCCAGTTCACCGTCATCATCAATCTGCCGGCGGTCGGCCAGTTCAACGGCGATACGCCCGACACGATCAAGGACGGCTACGAGTTCTGCATGGCGGTCAACATCGCGCATCGGCTCGGCCTCGATACGGTGAAGCTGGTCAACGCCTCGTTCGATTCCATCGTCGCCGGCCAGAACAAGGATTACGACATCGCGCTGGCGCTGATCTCGGTGACGGAGCCGCGCAAGAAGGTCGTCGACTTCTCGGTGCCCTACATACAGTCGGACAATGGCGTGGCGGTGAAGGCCGGCGACACGGTCACCGAAGAAACCATCAAGACCAGCCGCGTCGGCGTCCAGGCGGGCACGACGCTGGTGCAGTTCGCGCAAGAGACCCTCAAGGCCAAGAGCGTCGATGTGTTCGACGACACGGCCTCGATGTTCACCGCGGCAGCAGCCGGCAAGGTGGACGCCGTGATGACCGACCTCGGCATCGTGCTCGGCCAGGTGGCGAATTCCAACGGCAAGCTTGCCGTCGTCGGCAAATACGCCACCGACCGGCCGACCGCCGGCATCTACCCGAAGGGCTCGCCGAACGGAGCGGTCATCGACAAGGTCATGACCGACCTCAAGAACGACGGCACGCTGAAGAAGCTGGAGGCCGCTTATCTGCTGCCGTCCTGGGGTGGCCTCTCCCCCGACAGCGTGCCGACCTGGAAATACTGA
- a CDS encoding D-amino-acid transaminase: MAREVYVEGSFVSEHEARISVFDRGLLFGDSIYEVTAVIEGRLIDNDLHLARLERSLGELEIPMPLSKEAIVEVQTQLIARNKLREGVIYLQISRGIADRNFGYAEDIKPTFFAFTQARDISDTAALRDGIRVAVVDDQRWARRDIKTTMLLAQVQAKHVASQRGCKEAWLVEDGFVTEGASSTAYIVTADNRIVTRANSRAILPGCTRRAVIKVADQLNLVVDQSRFTVEEAQNAREAFLTSASSLVTPVIEIAGRAIGDGKSGPVTRLLQKTYLDLALGSPAQVQ; encoded by the coding sequence GTGGCGCGCGAAGTCTATGTGGAAGGCAGTTTCGTCAGCGAGCACGAGGCGAGGATTTCGGTCTTCGACAGGGGGCTGCTGTTCGGAGACAGCATCTATGAGGTGACCGCGGTCATCGAGGGACGCCTGATCGACAATGATCTCCACCTGGCGAGGCTCGAACGGTCGCTTGGCGAACTCGAAATCCCGATGCCGCTCTCGAAGGAAGCAATCGTCGAAGTCCAGACCCAGTTGATTGCCCGCAACAAGCTGCGGGAAGGTGTCATCTACCTGCAGATCAGCCGTGGCATCGCCGACCGCAACTTCGGCTATGCCGAAGACATCAAGCCGACCTTCTTCGCCTTCACCCAGGCCAGGGATATCAGCGACACGGCGGCATTGCGCGACGGTATCCGCGTCGCCGTCGTCGACGACCAGCGCTGGGCACGACGCGATATCAAGACCACCATGCTGCTTGCGCAGGTCCAGGCCAAGCATGTCGCCTCTCAACGCGGCTGCAAGGAGGCCTGGCTCGTAGAGGACGGCTTCGTGACCGAGGGCGCCTCCTCCACCGCCTATATCGTCACCGCCGACAACCGCATCGTCACCCGTGCCAACTCGCGCGCCATCCTGCCGGGCTGCACGCGCCGTGCCGTGATCAAGGTGGCCGATCAGTTGAACCTGGTCGTCGACCAGTCACGCTTCACCGTCGAAGAAGCGCAGAACGCCCGCGAGGCCTTCCTCACCAGCGCATCGAGCCTGGTGACCCCGGTGATCGAAATTGCGGGACGAGCGATCGGCGACGGCAAGTCCGGGCCGGTCACGCGGCTCCTGCAGAAGACCTATCTGGACCTGGCATTGGGGAGCCCTGCACAGGTTCAGTAG